The window CTGCCTGGTTTCGGCATTGGAATCTATAGGTGTCAGTTTAATGAACTGAATTTGTCGCCCTTTTACATTTTTGGCGACATCCCATGCATACCGGTACCCGTCTCTGTAAAATGTAAGCATTTTAGAAGGAGTGATAGTACCTTCCTCTTCAGCATCCTTATCTTCGATTACGACTTCTTCATTCTCGGGAATCACGGTGTAAACTTTTTTCCCATCAAACATTTTGGTCGCACCAAGATAATTGAAAAGGTATTTGTCGCCGGCTATGGTTACATTTCCTCGTGTTTCCTGGTGGATATTTTCTTTTGTGTTTTCCAGTACATATTTAAAGTCAACATAAATGTTGTCATAGCTTTTTACCTTATTGTATACTTCATCTAATAAAGATTTCGCTTTATCACTATTCTGGGCAAAACCAGTTATCGTAAACATCATTATTGATACAAAAAGCGCAACTTTTTTCATAATTATTTAATTATTGTTTTTTTTCATTTTCTAACAATTCATGCAAAGATACAATATCTGGTATTAACACCTGTCGTGCCTTGCTTCCTTCAAACGGACCTACAATTCCGGCAGCCTCTAGCTGATCAATAAGCCTTCCGGCCCGGTTATATCCTAATTTTAGTTTCCTCTGTAATAAGGATGCCGACCCTTGCTGGGCCGTAACAATAACTTCTGCCGCTTCGTTAAATAGGTTATCGCGTTCGGATATATCTACATCAATACCTGTGCCAGATTCTTCCCCGATATATTCCGGGAGCATAAATGCTTCAGGGTAAGCTCTCTGCGAGCCTATATAATCCGTTATTTTTTCAACTTCAGGGGTGTCTACAAAAGCACATTGCAAGCGAACAATATCATTTCCCTGGGTGTAAAGCATGTCTCCACGTCCGATAAGCTGATCAGCTCCCGGTGAATCCAGAATAGTCCTGGAATCAATCTTCGAAGTAACTCTAAAGGCAACCCTGGCAGGGAAGTTGGCTTTGATGATACCTGTAATAACATTTACGGAAGGGCGTTGCGTAGCAATGATCAGGTGAATACCGATAGCACGAGCCAACTGAGCCAGACGCGCAATAGGTGTTTCGACTTCTTTTCCGGCGGTCATAATCAGGTCGGCAAATTCATCGACAACCAGTACAATGTATGGTAAAAACTTATGCCCGTCATTTGGGTTCAGTTTACGGGCCTTGAATTTGGTATTGTATTCTTTGATGTTACGAACCATTGCATTTTTTAAGAGTTCGTAACGATTGTCCATTTCAATACAAAGTGAATTCAGTGTATTGATAACCTTTGTGTTGTCTGTAATAATAGCGTCCTCGCTGTCTGGTAACTTAGCCAGAAAATGTCGCTCGATCTTATTGAAAAGTGTTAATTCAACTTTCTTAGGATCTACCAATACAAATTTAATTTCTGCCGGATGTTTTTTGTATAGGAGGGAGGTCAGAATAGCATTTAAACCAACCGATTTACCTTGTCCGGTAGCACCCGCCATCAATAAATGGGGCATTTTGGCAAGGTCGACCACAAACGTTTCATTGCTTATGGTTTTACCAAAGGCTATCGGGAGTTCCATTTCTGCTTTTTGAAACCTTGAGGAAGCAATAACGGAGCGCATCGATACTATAGAAGGGTTTTTATTAGGGACTTCGATACCTATAGTCCCTTTTCCGGGTATCGGCGCTATGATCCTGATGCCTAAAGCAGCCAGCGATAAAGCGATATCATCTTCCAGGTTCTTGATTTTAGAAATCCGAACACCTGCTGAAGGAACAATCTCATATAACGTAACCGTAGGCCCGATGGTGGCTTTTATTTGGGAGATTTCGATTTTATAGTCCTTAAGGGTACGTACAATAGTGTTTTTATTTTCCTCCAGTTCTTCCTGGTTGATAGTGATGCCGGTATTACCGCCATGATCTTTCAGGAGCTCCAGGGTAGGGAACTTGTAGTGATTTAATTCTAGTTTAGGGTCAAATTCTCCAAAATCTTTTACAAGGCGTTCAGAGAGAATGTCGGTTTCTTCTTTTTCTTCCTCAATCTTCTCTACCTGTATTTGGAGGTGACTGTTATCACTTTCTGCTTCTTGTTCAATTTTAACCTCAGCGGTAACAGTTTCTTGCTCTTCTTTAGCCAGTTTCACTTCAAAAGAGTCTTCAATAATAACATCCGGTACGTCTGTTGCTACCGGAGGCGTAATATTTTGACTATTAAAATTACCATTGTCTATATTACGGATCTCATGCTTTACAGTTTCTTGTCTCTCTTCTGTTACAGGAGCATTTTTTTTAGAATTCAATTCAAAAGCCAGTTCTTTTTTCACAGACTTAAAGAAATTAAAAACTTTTTCCGGTGTAGCTCCCCATCTTAATACGGTATAAGTAACAAAGGTAAAAGTGAGAAGTAGTACAATCCCCAGTTTGCCTATGTATGATTGTAGAAAGTCATTGAGTTCATACCCCATCACCCCGCCTAACAAAGGTTCTTTTTCGGCAAAAAAACCGAAGAGTATTGAAAACCATAAAATGGTCAGGATTCCCCAAAACCAGCGGTTGTATAGATTTTTCTTTTCCAGATTCAGGAAAAAATGTCCGCCCGTGATAAACATAAGAACAGGAATGGCTACTGAAGAAATTCCAAACCCTTTGTAAATAAACAAATGACCAATAGATGCTCCAAATTTACTGAGCCAGTTCTTTGCTTCTGCATTTCTGTTGGCAAATTCAGAAAGGATACTCTGGTCTTGTTGCCATGTAAAGAAGTAGGAAATAAAAGCCATGAGGAATGCAATACTTAAAAGCATCAACAGGCTGCCAAAAATGATTTTTTGCTTTTTTGAGAATGTAAATCCGGATATTTTTTTAGTGGAAGCGGTATTATTTTTAGTTTTCTTCTTTTCTCTGGCCATTAGCTAAGTTAGGTTTGTAACAAAAATACAAATTACAAACGTACCGATTCCATTTATATTTTTAAAATTATTTTGGGCAGGTAGATGATAAGTCCCACTATAACGGCTGCAATAGCCACCATAAAGACAGCACCGGCAGCAATATCTTTTATAAACCCGATTTTTCTGTGGTGATCCGGATGCACAAAATCAGCCATTTTTTCTATAGCCGTATTAAGGCCCTCAACTCCTAATATTAATCCGATGGTAAGTATCTGGATGATCCATTCTGTTGAAGAAATATTAAAGACAAATCCTGCTATGGTAACTATGATGGTTATAGCAGCTTGTATTTGTACGCTCGATTCCGTTTTAACTAAAAGATACGCCCCTTTAAAGGCGTATCCTATACTTTTTATTCTGTTTTTAAGAAACGATTCTGTATTCTTCATTATGAAACAGCTTCCAGGGCAGAAGTATAATTAGGTTCGTCTACTGTTTCGGCAACCTGCTCGGTATAAGCTACTTTTCCTGATTCGTCTATGACGACAACAGCACGACTTAAGAGGTTTTGTAGAGGTCCGTCGGTGAACTCCAGCCCGTAATCTTTTCCGAATTGTCCGGTTTTAAAGTCAGATAATGAGACTACATTGTCGAGGCCTTCCGCTCCACAAAACCGGGCCATAGCGAATGGAAGATCGCGGGAAATACAGAGAACAACTGTGTCTGGGTGTTCAGATGCTTTTTTGTTAAACTGCCTTACACTTGCTGCACATGTGCCTGTATCTACAGACGGGAAGATGTTCAGGATTACTTTTTTGCCTTTATAATCGTTTAGGGAAACCGTTTCAAGGCTGGTATTGGTAAGTTGAAAACCAGGAGCCTGAGAGCCCTTCTCCGGCAGATTTCCATTGGTATTGATCGGATTTCCTTTTAATGTTACTTGAGCCATGATTCAATATTTATAGTGAGTTATAAAGGTAGAAATTAAAGCTAAAGAAAATAAACTTTCTGTCAAGAAAAATCCCCGTATGTTATACACTCGGGGATTTTTCATTTTTCATAGCAATTCTTCCTTAATGAAGGGATTATTTGTCAATAGACCCAAGTACACGTTGCATAAATGTATTCAGAGCCTCTTTTTGAGATAAGCCTTCCTTTTTCATTTTATTGACCTCAATGGCACCGTACATATTTGAAATGAGCTCTCCGATGACATCGAGCTCGTCATCTTTTAATGAAGGAACCTCAGTAATAGACTCCAGAGTTTCAATGGCCTCAATTACAAAATCCTCATCGTTTTCTTCAATAAAAGTTGTAAGGTGTTTAATTATTGGCAGCTTCATCTACAAAGGCTTTTAATACGTCAGTTTTATTTGTTTGTACCTGATTTACCAGTTCCCCGCCTTTAAAGGCAGCAAACGTAGGTAAGTTATCTACTTTAGCCAGTTTTCTTGATTCCGGAAACTTTTCAGCGTCCACAACGACAAACGTAGCATTTTCGTGTTCTTGCGAAAACTTCTTAAACTTGGGTTTCATAATACGGCAGTTACCGCACCATCCGGCAGAATACTGCACCAATACGTTTTCGTTTTCAGTAACTATTTCCTGCAAGTTGTCTTGCGATAATTCCTGTATCATGATCTCTTATTTTTTAATTTAAGCTTAAATAATCAGCGACACCTTTTCTGTCTGCAGTCATGGCAGTTTTACCTTCTTCCCAGTTAGCAGGACATACTTCACCGTTTTTCTGAACGTGTGCGTATGCATCGATCAATCTCAGGTATTCGTTTACATTTCTACCAAGTGGCATATGGTTAATGCTTTCGTGGAATACGGTACCTTCCTCATCGATAAGGTAGGTAGCTCTGTATGTTACATTGTCTCCTTCGTACAGGTAAGTGTTTGTTTCTTCGTCGAAAGTTTCGTTAGAAAGGTCTAATATTCCAAGGATGTTGGCAAGGTTGCGGTTACTGTCGGCAAGCAGCGGATATGTAACACCTTCAATACCTCCGTTATCTTTTTCGGTGTTCAGCCATGCAAAGTGAACTTCAGCAGTGTCGCAAGATGCACCTATAACAATAGTGTCTCTCTTTTCAAATTCGCTTAAGGCTGCCTGGAATGCATGTAATTCTGTAGGACAAACAAAAGTGAAATCTTTTGGATACCAGAAAAGCAATACTTTTTTATTATTTTTCTTAGCTTCTTCTAATACGTTTAGTTTAAAAGTATCTCCCATTTCGTTCATTGCGTTTACTGCAATATTTGGGAATTTTTTACCTACAAATGCCATATTCTTGTTGTTTTTATGGGTTAATAATTCGTAGGCAAAATTAAAAAGGTTTTCAATACAGAAAACCTTTTTGAATTGTATTCGTTTATTTAATTATAAGTTTTGTATATGGGTATTGAAAACCAGATAGTTTGAAATTATGAAAGTATGTCTTCAAGCCTGGCTTCTTTTTGTCCCGATAATTGGCGTATCTTAATATTTAATGCTGCATAGAGTAATGTCATGAACGGACTGAGGTAATTAAAGAAGGCGTAACCGGCAAAAGCAAAAGTATCAACCCCTAAAACTTTACTATGGTATGCCCCACAGGTATTCCATGGAATAAGAACCGAAGTTACCGTACCGGAGTCTTCAAGGGTTCTGCTTAAATTCTCAGGAGCCAGCCCTTTATCTTTATAAGCCTTGGCAAACATCTTTCCGGGCACGACAATTGCCAGGTATTGGTCTGAAGCCGTAGCATTTAATGCCAGACAAGAAGTAACAGTGCTTGCAAATAAACCAAATGTGGTGTTAAACAGCTTTAATAGAGCTTCCGTTATTCTGCTTAATGCACCAATGGCTTCCATGACACCTCCAAATACCATAGCGCATACGATAAGCCAAATGGTTCCCAGCATTCCAGCCATCCCGCCGGCCGAAAAGAGGTCATTCAGATCGGGATTGGTAGTTTCAATGGCTGTATCTATCGTCATGGAATTCATGATCCCGACATAGGCACTTTTAAATGAAAGGGTATTACTTCCTCCTATATTAGCAACAATATCAGGTTGGAAGATTATAGCAAAAACCCCTCCTAAGATTGTCCCGACCAGCAAAGCTATTAAAGGTTGGGTTTTTCTGATGATCATAAAGATGACCAGGACCGGAACCAAAAATAACCAGGGGGAAATATTAAAAGACGCTTCTATAGAATTCAAAATACCGGCTGTGTCAGGAGCCCCCGAAGTATCAATAGTGAATCCAAGGATGATAAAAAGTATAAGGGTAATAACAATAGTAGGTACGGTAGTTAGCGACATATAGCGGATATGAGTAAACAAGTCGGTGCCGGCCATGGCAGGAGCCAGGTTCGTGGTGTCACTTAATGGAGACATTTTATCTCCGAAATAAGCACCTGATAAAACCGCCCCGGCTGTCATTCCCAGTGAAATACCCAGCGCATCACCAATACCGATCAGTGCAATACCCACAGTAGCAGAAGTAGTCCAGCTACTTCCGGTTGCAATAGAAATAATAGCACAGATAACAACACAAGCAGCTAAGAAGATGGTCGGGTTCAGAATCTGTAAACCGTAATATATCATAGATGGGATAATTCCGCTTATAAGCCAGGTTCCGGAAAGTGCCCCTACAAAAAGCAGGATAAGGATAGCACCGGTGGTAGATTTTACATTCTGTGCCACTTCTTCGATCATGGCGTCGTATGATACCTTGTTAAAAAAACCTACGATAGCAGCAACAGCACCCCCCATAAGGAGAATGAATTGATTAGACCCACTCAGGGCATCGTCTCCGTAAATAAAAACATTATAGGCTAACATTCCGATTAAGGCAAAGACGGGAATCAAGGCTTCCCATATGTTTAGTTCTCTGTTTGTTATAATTTGTTCATCCTGAGGTGACTGAGGCTTTATGTCTTTGCTTTCCATTTATATTTCAGAGTTATAAGGCTGTAATTATACAATAATATTTATTGTTCTGCAAATACAAAAAAGCCCGAAGAAATCTTCAGGCTCATCGTTTTTAGTGTGTGTTAAACTATAAAATATTCAGCTCTTGCATGCACGCTTTCATGAGCGAATACGTTCTTTTAATATCATTATCCAGTCCGATGGAAAACCTGATCAAGCCGTCGGTTAATCCCATTTCTGTTTGTTCTTCTTCAGGAATTTCGGAAGAGGTAGAGGTGCCCGGAGCACTGAACAATGTTTTGTAAAATCCTAGACTTACTGCCAGGTAACCAAGGTTTCTCTCTTGCATGAGTTCCATGAGTTCGTTGGCCTTTTCCAGCGAACCTACATCTATGGTTACCATCCCTCCGTAACCATATTCATCATTCAACTGCTTTTTCATTAATTCATGACCTGGATGCGATGGCAAACCGGGGTAACAGACCTTAAGTCCGTCCTTTTCAAATTGCGCTGCCAGATAATGAGCATTTTCACTATGTTTCTTTATGCGTATATGGAGCGTTCGCATGTTTTTCAGGATAGATGCACCGCGTAAGCTATCCATAGTACTTCCTAATAGCATGCCTGCGCCGTCATTTACATCCTTCAGACTCAGGCAGAATTCAGCAGATCCACAAACAACCCCGCCTACACAATCGCTACTGCCGTTTATAAATTTTGTCAGGCTGTGTATAACAACATCAGCACCGAGTTTTGCCGGAGCTATACTCAATGGAGAAAAGGTGTTATCAACAACCAGGGGAATGTTATGCTTCCTGGCAATTTTAGACAAGCCTTCAATATCAGCTACTTCTAATAAAGGATTACTGATAGCTTCACAGTAAAGTATTTTCGTATCAGGAGTAATGGCTGCTTCTACCGTCTCCAGTTTGGTAATATCAACAAAAGAGGTATTAATATTCAGTTTCGGTAAAAAATTCTTCATAAATGCATAGGTACCACCATAAATAGTTCTGCTGGACACTATATGATGACCCGTGCCGCAAAGTTGTAAAATAACCGAGGTAATGGCCCCCATTCCACTGGCTGTAACATTCGCTGTTCCGGTACCTTCCATAGCAGCTAAAGCTTCTCCCAGATACAAGTTAGAAGGAGAGGAGTGCCTGGAATATAAATAACACCCTTCTGTATTTCCTTCAAAGGTATCAAACATGGTTTTCGCCGATAAGAATGTATATGTCGACGAATCGGAAATAGAAGGGTTGACTCCGCCAAATTCGCCGAAATACTGTAAATCCTGAATTTTATCTGCCGGGTTATATTTCATAGTTGATTAATTTTTATCAAAATGAATAATTATTAGTTGTAAAATCAACTTGTTTTGGTTATTTATGAAAATAAATCTATTATTTTTACATATATCAGATTAATAATCATATTTTTATTGATGAAGCAGATTCAGGATTAAAATATTTCAGATATGTTGGATACGACAGATAAAAAACTATTAACATTGCTACAAACAGATGCTAAGAAAACCAATAAGGAACTATCTAATATCCTGGGGCTTTCAGTAACTGCCGTTTATGAACGCATCAGGAAGTTGGAACGTAATGGGGTTATAGACCGGTATGTGGCTCTGGTAAACAGGGATAAGGTACGAAAGGGGTTTTCAGTATTTTGCCATATCAAGCTGGCGCAGCACTCCAGAGATTATATTCGTGTGTTTGAGGCAAAGGTAACCAAACTCAAAGAAGTGTTAGAGTGTTATCATGTTAGTGGAGACTATGACTACATCCTGAAAATAGTAGTAGACGACATGGACACCTATCGTGAGTTTATGATCAATAAGCTGACAACAATTGAACATATTGGGAGTACACATAGTGTTTTTACCATAGGAGAGGTTAAGAATACCACGATTGTAGAAGTCTAGGCGGTAAACACATCCTCAGTTCGGATAATTCTTCTTACCATACATCAATGCACAGCATTTCTGTCGCTGCTACTTTTACACTGTAATAAAAAGGAGGTATAAAATGAAAACAAAAAAAGTAGAATTGGTAGTAGCCCCGCCTGCTCCACACTTTGTGGGAGATGGTTTCAGAGTTCATAACTTCATACCGGGAGGATATCATTTAGACATGCAACGAATGGATCCTTTTATCATGTTCGATTATAACTCAAAGTTTTATTTTCCGCCAACCGATCGGCCTAAAGGAGTGGGCGTACATCCCCATCGCGGATTTGAAACCGTTACTATAGCCTATAAAGGTAAAGTAGCGCATCACGACAGTACCGGAAACAGCGGAGTCATAGGTGAGGGAGATGTACAATGGATGACTGCCGCTTCCGGAGTATTACACAAGGAATATCATGAAGAGAATTTCAGTAAAGAGGGAGGTGATTTCCAGATGGTACAACTATGGATTAATTTACCGGCAAAATATAAAATGTCCGATCCGAAATACCAGGGGATTACCAACAGACAAATGGGGCGTTATACCCTTGAAAATAATCAGGGTAGTGTAGAGGTGATTGCCGGAGCGTATCGGGATGTTAAAGGCCCTGCATCAACATTTACTCCAATACATATGTATAACCTCACCTTAAATGAGGAAGGGAAAGCGCTATTTAGTTTCCCTGCTCATTATAATACAGCCTTACTGGTTTTAGAGGGAAGTATTCTGGTAAATGGTGAAGAAAAAGCAGGAACGGACAGGTTTGTATTGTTTGAAAATAAAGGAGAGGACTTTACTGTTGAAGCTTTTAATAGTGCTAAGGTATTAATGCTAAGTGGAGAGCCGATCAAAGAACCTATAGCCGCCCACGGACCGTTTGTTATGAATTACAAAGCCGAGTTGTTGCAAGCGTTTGAGGACTATAATATGGGCAAATTTGGTTATCTTGAAGATTGATATTAACAATACAAAATTTATAAGATGTCAAATATTCAGTTGATTATAGAAGAACGTGCTGCCGATATCGGAAACTTTTTGGTAGGCAGGTTATTGCCCTTCAGAAAAAAGCGCATGGTAGGCCCCTTTATTTTTATAGATCATATGGGGCCTGCCATTCTTAAAGAGTATCAGAATATCGATGTGGGGCCACATCCGCATATTGGATTATCAACCTTAACATATTTGTTTGAAGGAAGTATGATGCACAGGGATAGTCTGGGTACTGAAATCG of the Zhouia spongiae genome contains:
- a CDS encoding Lrp/AsnC family transcriptional regulator, giving the protein MLDTTDKKLLTLLQTDAKKTNKELSNILGLSVTAVYERIRKLERNGVIDRYVALVNRDKVRKGFSVFCHIKLAQHSRDYIRVFEAKVTKLKEVLECYHVSGDYDYILKIVVDDMDTYREFMINKLTTIEHIGSTHSVFTIGEVKNTTIVEV
- a CDS encoding pirin family protein — its product is MKTKKVELVVAPPAPHFVGDGFRVHNFIPGGYHLDMQRMDPFIMFDYNSKFYFPPTDRPKGVGVHPHRGFETVTIAYKGKVAHHDSTGNSGVIGEGDVQWMTAASGVLHKEYHEENFSKEGGDFQMVQLWINLPAKYKMSDPKYQGITNRQMGRYTLENNQGSVEVIAGAYRDVKGPASTFTPIHMYNLTLNEEGKALFSFPAHYNTALLVLEGSILVNGEEKAGTDRFVLFENKGEDFTVEAFNSAKVLMLSGEPIKEPIAAHGPFVMNYKAELLQAFEDYNMGKFGYLED
- a CDS encoding diacylglycerol kinase gives rise to the protein MKNTESFLKNRIKSIGYAFKGAYLLVKTESSVQIQAAITIIVTIAGFVFNISSTEWIIQILTIGLILGVEGLNTAIEKMADFVHPDHHRKIGFIKDIAAGAVFMVAIAAVIVGLIIYLPKIILKI
- a CDS encoding DUF6952 family protein, which codes for MKLPIIKHLTTFIEENDEDFVIEAIETLESITEVPSLKDDELDVIGELISNMYGAIEVNKMKKEGLSQKEALNTFMQRVLGSIDK
- a CDS encoding aminotransferase class I/II-fold pyridoxal phosphate-dependent enzyme, which codes for MKYNPADKIQDLQYFGEFGGVNPSISDSSTYTFLSAKTMFDTFEGNTEGCYLYSRHSSPSNLYLGEALAAMEGTGTANVTASGMGAITSVILQLCGTGHHIVSSRTIYGGTYAFMKNFLPKLNINTSFVDITKLETVEAAITPDTKILYCEAISNPLLEVADIEGLSKIARKHNIPLVVDNTFSPLSIAPAKLGADVVIHSLTKFINGSSDCVGGVVCGSAEFCLSLKDVNDGAGMLLGSTMDSLRGASILKNMRTLHIRIKKHSENAHYLAAQFEKDGLKVCYPGLPSHPGHELMKKQLNDEYGYGGMVTIDVGSLEKANELMELMQERNLGYLAVSLGFYKTLFSAPGTSTSSEIPEEEQTEMGLTDGLIRFSIGLDNDIKRTYSLMKACMQELNIL
- a CDS encoding DNA translocase FtsK, with amino-acid sequence MAREKKKTKNNTASTKKISGFTFSKKQKIIFGSLLMLLSIAFLMAFISYFFTWQQDQSILSEFANRNAEAKNWLSKFGASIGHLFIYKGFGISSVAIPVLMFITGGHFFLNLEKKNLYNRWFWGILTILWFSILFGFFAEKEPLLGGVMGYELNDFLQSYIGKLGIVLLLTFTFVTYTVLRWGATPEKVFNFFKSVKKELAFELNSKKNAPVTEERQETVKHEIRNIDNGNFNSQNITPPVATDVPDVIIEDSFEVKLAKEEQETVTAEVKIEQEAESDNSHLQIQVEKIEEEKEETDILSERLVKDFGEFDPKLELNHYKFPTLELLKDHGGNTGITINQEELEENKNTIVRTLKDYKIEISQIKATIGPTVTLYEIVPSAGVRISKIKNLEDDIALSLAALGIRIIAPIPGKGTIGIEVPNKNPSIVSMRSVIASSRFQKAEMELPIAFGKTISNETFVVDLAKMPHLLMAGATGQGKSVGLNAILTSLLYKKHPAEIKFVLVDPKKVELTLFNKIERHFLAKLPDSEDAIITDNTKVINTLNSLCIEMDNRYELLKNAMVRNIKEYNTKFKARKLNPNDGHKFLPYIVLVVDEFADLIMTAGKEVETPIARLAQLARAIGIHLIIATQRPSVNVITGIIKANFPARVAFRVTSKIDSRTILDSPGADQLIGRGDMLYTQGNDIVRLQCAFVDTPEVEKITDYIGSQRAYPEAFMLPEYIGEESGTGIDVDISERDNLFNEAAEVIVTAQQGSASLLQRKLKLGYNRAGRLIDQLEAAGIVGPFEGSKARQVLIPDIVSLHELLENEKKQ
- the nhaC gene encoding Na+/H+ antiporter NhaC; amino-acid sequence: MESKDIKPQSPQDEQIITNRELNIWEALIPVFALIGMLAYNVFIYGDDALSGSNQFILLMGGAVAAIVGFFNKVSYDAMIEEVAQNVKSTTGAILILLFVGALSGTWLISGIIPSMIYYGLQILNPTIFLAACVVICAIISIATGSSWTTSATVGIALIGIGDALGISLGMTAGAVLSGAYFGDKMSPLSDTTNLAPAMAGTDLFTHIRYMSLTTVPTIVITLILFIILGFTIDTSGAPDTAGILNSIEASFNISPWLFLVPVLVIFMIIRKTQPLIALLVGTILGGVFAIIFQPDIVANIGGSNTLSFKSAYVGIMNSMTIDTAIETTNPDLNDLFSAGGMAGMLGTIWLIVCAMVFGGVMEAIGALSRITEALLKLFNTTFGLFASTVTSCLALNATASDQYLAIVVPGKMFAKAYKDKGLAPENLSRTLEDSGTVTSVLIPWNTCGAYHSKVLGVDTFAFAGYAFFNYLSPFMTLLYAALNIKIRQLSGQKEARLEDILS
- a CDS encoding peroxiredoxin; this translates as MAFVGKKFPNIAVNAMNEMGDTFKLNVLEEAKKNNKKVLLFWYPKDFTFVCPTELHAFQAALSEFEKRDTIVIGASCDTAEVHFAWLNTEKDNGGIEGVTYPLLADSNRNLANILGILDLSNETFDEETNTYLYEGDNVTYRATYLIDEEGTVFHESINHMPLGRNVNEYLRLIDAYAHVQKNGEVCPANWEEGKTAMTADRKGVADYLSLN
- a CDS encoding LolA family protein, whose amino-acid sequence is MKKVALFVSIMMFTITGFAQNSDKAKSLLDEVYNKVKSYDNIYVDFKYVLENTKENIHQETRGNVTIAGDKYLFNYLGATKMFDGKKVYTVIPENEEVVIEDKDAEEEGTITPSKMLTFYRDGYRYAWDVAKNVKGRQIQFIKLTPIDSNAETRQILLGIDAQTKHIYNLIETGKNGTQTTITVNSFKTNQPLSKSLFTFNESKYEDDGYYIIKN
- a CDS encoding thioredoxin family protein — protein: MIQELSQDNLQEIVTENENVLVQYSAGWCGNCRIMKPKFKKFSQEHENATFVVVDAEKFPESRKLAKVDNLPTFAAFKGGELVNQVQTNKTDVLKAFVDEAANN
- the tpx gene encoding thiol peroxidase — protein: MAQVTLKGNPINTNGNLPEKGSQAPGFQLTNTSLETVSLNDYKGKKVILNIFPSVDTGTCAASVRQFNKKASEHPDTVVLCISRDLPFAMARFCGAEGLDNVVSLSDFKTGQFGKDYGLEFTDGPLQNLLSRAVVVIDESGKVAYTEQVAETVDEPNYTSALEAVS